The following proteins are co-located in the Microplitis demolitor isolate Queensland-Clemson2020A chromosome 5, iyMicDemo2.1a, whole genome shotgun sequence genome:
- the LOC103575292 gene encoding acetylcholine receptor subunit alpha-like 2 isoform X1 codes for MIYGRLIVVTLALGICYCNPDAKRLYDDLLSNYNRLIRPVSNNTDIVVVKLGLRLSQLIDLNLKDQILTTNVWLDHEWQDHKFRWDPSEYGGMKELYVPSEHIWLPDIVLYNNADGEYGITTMTKAVLHYTGKVLWTPPAIFKSSCEIDVRYFPFDQQTCFMKFGSWTYDGLQIDLKHINQKSGNNNVEIGMDLREYYPSVEWDILGVPAERHEKFYPCCLEPFPDIFFNITLRRKTLFYTVNLIVPCVSISYLSVLAFYLPADSGEKIALCINILLSQTMFFLLISEIIPSTSLALPLLGKYLLFTMVLVGLSVVVTIIILNVHYRKPSTHKMAPWVRTVFIRKLPKLLLMRVPENLLNELAANKIYGRGKSGKKTKFEAAISAAMRSPSVMSSPESIRRRGCNGLHPSSGNRFIGLEAGMVGYNGLPTVMSGLDESMSDVAPKKKFPFELEKAIHNVMFIQHHIQRQDEFNAEDQDWGFVAMVLDRLFLWIFTIASIAGTFAILCEAPSLYDDTKPIDMQLSAIAQQQFPPRNPSLLKGILPQRTD; via the exons atgaTTTATGGAAGGTTAATTGTAGTTACACTTGCCTTAGGCATTTGTTATTGTAACCCAGACGCTAAACGACTTTATGATGATTTACTCTCTAACTATAATCGGTTAATTCGCCCAGTATCTAATAATACTGATATTGTTGTTGTAAAACTTGGTTTACGATTATCCCAATTAATTGATCTT aatttaaaggATCAAATATTGACAACCAACGTTTGGCTCGACCAT GAATGGCAAGACCACAAATTCCGATGGGACCCGTCCGAATACGGTGGTATGAAAGAACTTTATGTCCCCAGTGAACATATTTGGCTGCCAGATATTGTTTTATACAACAA cGCTGATGGTGAATATGGAATAACAACAATGACTAAAGCGGTATTACATTATACTGGTAAAGTATTATGGACACCGCCAGCTATTTTCAAATCTTCATGTGAAATTGATGTTAGATATTTTCCATTTGATCAACAAACTTGCTTTATGAAATTTGGATCATGGACTTACGACGGTCTTcag atTGACTTGAAAcatataaatcaaaaatcaggAAATAATAACGTTGAAATTGGAATGGATTTGCGTGAATATTATCCAAGTGTTGAATGGGACATACTAGGTGTACCAGCGGAGcgtcatgaaaaattttatccgtGTTGTTTGGAACCCTTCcctgatatatttttcaatataacaTTACGCCGGAAAACATTATTCTATACAGTTAATCTTATAGTCCCCTGTGTCAGTATATCATATTTATCAGTACTAGCATTTTACTTGCCCGCAGATTCGGGTGAAAAAATAGCCCTCTGTATTAACATACTGTTATCAcaaacaatgttttttttacttatatccGAAATAATACCTTCGACATCATTAGCGTTACCGTTGCTGggaaaatatttactgtttaCTATGGTGTTAGTTGGACTTTCGGTCGtggtaacaattattatacttaatGTCCATTACCGTAAACCTAGTACTCATAAAATGGCACCCTGGGTTAGAACGGTATTTATTCGAAAACttccaaaattattattaatgcgCGTAccggaaaatttattgaatgagCTAGcggcaaataaaatttatggacGTGGAAAATCTggtaaaaaaactaaatttgaaGCTGCTATTTCAGCTGCCATGAGATCACCTTCTGTTATGTCATCCCCTGAATCTATAAGACGTCggg gTTGCAATGGATTACACCCGAGTTCTGGAAACAGATTTATTGGTCTAGAGGCGGGGATGGTTGGTTATAATGGGCTCCCGACTGTCATGTCCGGTTTGGATGAGTCTATGAGTGATGTggcaccaaaaaaaaaatttcctttcgAGTTGGAGAAAGCCATTCACAATGTCATGTTCATCCAACATCACATTCAACGTCAGGATGAATTTAATGCG gaaGATCAAGATTGGGGATTTGTTGCAATGGTACTAGACCGATTATTCTTATGGATATTTACAATAGCATCGATCGCTGGTACATTTGCCATTTTATGCGAAGCACCCTCACTTTACGACGATACTAAACCTATCGACATGCAACTGTCGGCAATCGCTCAACAGCAATTTCCACCACGAAATCCATCTTTACTCAAAGGTATATTACCACAACGTActgactaa
- the LOC103575292 gene encoding acetylcholine receptor subunit alpha-L1 isoform X2: MKELYVPSEHIWLPDIVLYNNADGEYGITTMTKAVLHYTGKVLWTPPAIFKSSCEIDVRYFPFDQQTCFMKFGSWTYDGLQIDLKHINQKSGNNNVEIGMDLREYYPSVEWDILGVPAERHEKFYPCCLEPFPDIFFNITLRRKTLFYTVNLIVPCVSISYLSVLAFYLPADSGEKIALCINILLSQTMFFLLISEIIPSTSLALPLLGKYLLFTMVLVGLSVVVTIIILNVHYRKPSTHKMAPWVRTVFIRKLPKLLLMRVPENLLNELAANKIYGRGKSGKKTKFEAAISAAMRSPSVMSSPESIRRRGCNGLHPSSGNRFIGLEAGMVGYNGLPTVMSGLDESMSDVAPKKKFPFELEKAIHNVMFIQHHIQRQDEFNAEDQDWGFVAMVLDRLFLWIFTIASIAGTFAILCEAPSLYDDTKPIDMQLSAIAQQQFPPRNPSLLKGILPQRTD; this comes from the exons ATGAAAGAACTTTATGTCCCCAGTGAACATATTTGGCTGCCAGATATTGTTTTATACAACAA cGCTGATGGTGAATATGGAATAACAACAATGACTAAAGCGGTATTACATTATACTGGTAAAGTATTATGGACACCGCCAGCTATTTTCAAATCTTCATGTGAAATTGATGTTAGATATTTTCCATTTGATCAACAAACTTGCTTTATGAAATTTGGATCATGGACTTACGACGGTCTTcag atTGACTTGAAAcatataaatcaaaaatcaggAAATAATAACGTTGAAATTGGAATGGATTTGCGTGAATATTATCCAAGTGTTGAATGGGACATACTAGGTGTACCAGCGGAGcgtcatgaaaaattttatccgtGTTGTTTGGAACCCTTCcctgatatatttttcaatataacaTTACGCCGGAAAACATTATTCTATACAGTTAATCTTATAGTCCCCTGTGTCAGTATATCATATTTATCAGTACTAGCATTTTACTTGCCCGCAGATTCGGGTGAAAAAATAGCCCTCTGTATTAACATACTGTTATCAcaaacaatgttttttttacttatatccGAAATAATACCTTCGACATCATTAGCGTTACCGTTGCTGggaaaatatttactgtttaCTATGGTGTTAGTTGGACTTTCGGTCGtggtaacaattattatacttaatGTCCATTACCGTAAACCTAGTACTCATAAAATGGCACCCTGGGTTAGAACGGTATTTATTCGAAAACttccaaaattattattaatgcgCGTAccggaaaatttattgaatgagCTAGcggcaaataaaatttatggacGTGGAAAATCTggtaaaaaaactaaatttgaaGCTGCTATTTCAGCTGCCATGAGATCACCTTCTGTTATGTCATCCCCTGAATCTATAAGACGTCggg gTTGCAATGGATTACACCCGAGTTCTGGAAACAGATTTATTGGTCTAGAGGCGGGGATGGTTGGTTATAATGGGCTCCCGACTGTCATGTCCGGTTTGGATGAGTCTATGAGTGATGTggcaccaaaaaaaaaatttcctttcgAGTTGGAGAAAGCCATTCACAATGTCATGTTCATCCAACATCACATTCAACGTCAGGATGAATTTAATGCG gaaGATCAAGATTGGGGATTTGTTGCAATGGTACTAGACCGATTATTCTTATGGATATTTACAATAGCATCGATCGCTGGTACATTTGCCATTTTATGCGAAGCACCCTCACTTTACGACGATACTAAACCTATCGACATGCAACTGTCGGCAATCGCTCAACAGCAATTTCCACCACGAAATCCATCTTTACTCAAAGGTATATTACCACAACGTActgactaa